In one Agathobacter rectalis ATCC 33656 genomic region, the following are encoded:
- a CDS encoding insulinase family protein: protein MTIHDLAEYEILDEHRVEDVQSDGFILRHKKSGARIAILSNNDDNKVFYIGFRTPPEDETGVPHIIEHTTLCGSKKFPVKDPFIELAKGSLNTFLNAMTYPDKTVYPVASCNDQDFKNLMDVYLDAVFNPNITKYEEIFKQEGWHYELTGKDDELKINGVVYNEMKGAYSSPDEVLSSQIYRSLFPDNTYSKDSGGNPEYIPKLTYEAYLDFYHKYYHPSNSYIYLYGDMDVVERLEWLDKEYLSLYDYKKVNSEINKQPAFDEIKNVEAQYSITMDDTQENKTYLSYNRVVGDTLDEMLYQAFDVLDYALVSSPGAPVKQALIDAGIGDDVYGSYDAGILQPVFSFVAKNANASQADEFESIIENTLKEVVKTGINKEALLAGINSSEFKFREADFGQFPKGLLFGLNCLDSWLFDDMKPFIHLECLGTFAKLRKAVDTDYFEKLIQEYLLDNTHGSSVTVKPKRGLGNEREEALAKELSDYKASLSDEEIKKLIEDTEHLKKYQEEPSSDEDLRKLPMLTRADMKKNAMPFSNIEDELLDVKVVRHDIESNGIDYISFLFDAGDFAQSELGYLGFFTNALGLVSTEKYSYTDLANATNIYTGGISTGTASHPDIKDRNNFVFKFEVKLKVLEKNLDKALELMEQMLLSSDFTDTKRLGELVAQIKARLQANLSSSGHLVAAMRSMSSFSRYALYQDELKGVAFYRSICRIEKELSESPKSVSDKLAAIAKKLFARNRMLISFTGNNEAYGNAKPSLEKVIAGFNKMSAVGNQAEVHFNTAKEAFIDASQIQYVAKTGDFICEGYEYTGALRLLRIILSYDYLWINVRVKGGAYGCMNTFLRSGESYFVSYRDPNLSDTLDVYDRIPEYIKNFSPDERDMTKYIIGTFSALDTPMNPEAKGSRSLSAYLEGITYEQIQKERNEILNAQPEDIRRLADLVEAVLKKDSICVIGNENMIKESAGLFENVEKLI, encoded by the coding sequence ATGACAATTCACGATTTGGCTGAATACGAGATTTTAGATGAGCACAGAGTGGAGGATGTCCAGTCGGATGGATTCATTCTGAGACACAAAAAAAGTGGTGCAAGGATTGCCATTTTATCAAATAATGATGATAATAAGGTATTTTATATAGGCTTCAGGACTCCGCCGGAGGATGAGACGGGTGTACCGCATATTATTGAACATACCACGCTCTGCGGTTCAAAGAAGTTCCCGGTAAAGGATCCCTTCATTGAGCTGGCAAAGGGCTCGCTCAATACATTTTTAAATGCCATGACATACCCTGACAAGACAGTTTATCCTGTTGCCAGCTGCAATGATCAGGATTTTAAGAATCTCATGGATGTGTATCTGGATGCAGTGTTTAATCCGAATATCACAAAGTACGAGGAGATTTTCAAGCAGGAGGGCTGGCACTACGAGCTTACAGGCAAGGATGATGAGCTTAAGATAAACGGAGTGGTGTACAATGAGATGAAGGGAGCATACTCATCGCCGGATGAGGTGCTTTCAAGCCAGATTTACCGCTCACTGTTTCCGGACAATACCTACAGCAAGGATTCTGGCGGTAATCCGGAGTATATTCCTAAGCTTACGTATGAAGCATATCTGGACTTCTATCACAAGTATTATCATCCATCCAATTCATACATTTATCTGTATGGTGATATGGATGTTGTCGAGAGACTTGAGTGGCTGGATAAGGAATATCTGAGTCTGTATGATTATAAAAAAGTTAATTCAGAAATTAATAAACAGCCTGCATTTGATGAAATAAAGAATGTTGAGGCGCAGTATTCAATTACCATGGATGATACACAGGAAAATAAGACTTATCTATCTTATAACCGTGTGGTAGGGGATACGCTTGATGAGATGCTCTATCAGGCATTTGATGTGCTTGACTATGCACTTGTCAGCTCACCGGGAGCACCGGTGAAACAGGCATTGATAGATGCGGGAATCGGTGATGATGTGTATGGCTCATACGATGCGGGCATTTTGCAGCCGGTATTTTCGTTTGTGGCAAAGAATGCCAATGCATCTCAGGCAGATGAGTTTGAAAGTATTATAGAAAACACTCTTAAAGAGGTTGTTAAAACAGGAATTAATAAAGAAGCATTGCTCGCGGGAATCAACAGCAGCGAGTTCAAATTCAGGGAGGCTGACTTCGGACAGTTCCCTAAGGGTCTTCTTTTTGGATTAAACTGTTTAGACAGCTGGCTGTTTGATGATATGAAGCCTTTTATACATCTGGAGTGTCTTGGTACCTTTGCAAAGCTTCGAAAGGCTGTAGATACGGATTATTTTGAAAAGCTTATACAGGAGTATCTGCTTGACAATACCCATGGTTCATCTGTCACGGTAAAGCCGAAGCGTGGCCTTGGCAATGAGAGGGAGGAGGCTTTGGCAAAGGAGCTTTCCGATTACAAGGCATCTCTTTCAGATGAAGAGATTAAAAAGCTGATTGAGGATACAGAGCATTTAAAGAAATACCAGGAGGAGCCTTCGTCGGATGAGGACCTGCGCAAGCTTCCAATGCTTACAAGAGCGGATATGAAAAAGAATGCTATGCCTTTTTCAAACATTGAGGATGAACTTTTGGATGTAAAGGTTGTGCGTCATGACATAGAGTCAAACGGCATTGATTATATATCATTTTTATTTGATGCAGGTGATTTTGCTCAGAGTGAGCTTGGCTATCTTGGCTTCTTTACAAACGCACTCGGGCTGGTGAGCACCGAAAAGTACAGCTATACCGATTTAGCCAATGCTACCAACATATATACCGGCGGAATCAGCACAGGTACTGCAAGTCACCCGGATATTAAGGATAGAAATAATTTCGTGTTTAAGTTTGAGGTGAAGCTTAAGGTGTTGGAGAAAAATCTTGACAAGGCACTTGAGCTTATGGAGCAGATGCTTCTTTCATCGGATTTTACAGATACAAAGAGACTGGGTGAGCTTGTAGCGCAGATTAAGGCAAGGCTTCAGGCTAACCTTAGCAGTTCCGGTCATCTGGTTGCAGCTATGCGAAGCATGTCGAGCTTCTCGCGCTACGCACTTTATCAGGACGAGCTAAAGGGAGTTGCTTTTTACCGCTCTATATGCCGCATAGAAAAGGAACTTTCCGAGTCACCAAAGAGTGTGTCAGATAAGCTTGCTGCAATAGCCAAAAAGCTGTTTGCAAGAAACAGAATGCTTATCAGCTTTACCGGAAATAACGAGGCATACGGCAATGCAAAGCCTTCGTTGGAAAAAGTTATAGCAGGATTTAATAAAATGAGTGCTGTAGGCAATCAGGCAGAGGTTCATTTTAATACAGCAAAGGAAGCATTTATTGATGCATCCCAGATACAGTATGTGGCAAAAACAGGTGATTTCATCTGCGAGGGCTATGAATACACCGGAGCACTGAGACTGCTGCGTATCATCTTAAGCTATGATTATCTCTGGATAAATGTCAGGGTAAAGGGTGGTGCTTACGGCTGCATGAATACATTCCTTAGAAGCGGAGAGAGCTACTTTGTCTCATATCGAGACCCTAATCTGTCAGACACACTTGATGTCTATGACAGAATACCTGAGTATATAAAGAACTTTTCACCTGATGAGAGGGATATGACCAAGTATATTATCGGTACCTTCAGTGCTCTTGATACGCCTATGAATCCGGAAGCAAAGGGTAGCAGATCACTGTCTGCATATCTCGAGGGTATTACCTACGAGCAGATTCAAAAGGAGAGAAATGAGATACTAAATGCACAGCCGGAGGATATCAGACGGCTTGCAGACCTTGTAGAGGCAGTACTTAAGAAGGACAGTATATGTGTCATCGGCAATGAAAATATGATTAAAGAGTCGGCAGGGCTCTTTGAGAATGTTGAAAAGCTTATATAA
- a CDS encoding mechanosensitive ion channel family protein, giving the protein MIRQILGEVSVPVANTEVQQVIENPGIVKTYLEKYMPSLISFLVQLVVAIVILLIGIKVIKSVVKIIKKGFDKSRMDAAVASFLANVIKYFLYFILVMALLSGFGVATGSVIAVLGSAGLTVGMALQGSLSNFAGGVLILLMKPFSVGDYIVDGSSGTEGTVKDINLFYTRLLTIDNKMVMIPNGKLADSCITNVSMMDKRMLDLRVTVSYSTDLAFAKSVLESVVTSADTMLRDEPSNVFVSELQDSAIELGARIWVKNEDYWNTKWQLTEEIKTAFDKNNIEIPFPQMDINIQKRSIDSDC; this is encoded by the coding sequence ATGATCAGACAAATTCTTGGTGAAGTATCAGTGCCGGTTGCAAATACCGAGGTACAGCAGGTTATTGAAAACCCGGGCATTGTAAAGACATATCTGGAGAAGTATATGCCATCGCTTATCAGCTTTCTCGTGCAGCTTGTTGTTGCGATAGTGATACTGCTTATAGGTATTAAGGTGATTAAATCAGTCGTAAAAATAATTAAAAAAGGATTTGATAAAAGCAGAATGGACGCTGCAGTGGCATCATTCCTAGCAAATGTTATTAAATACTTTTTGTATTTTATTCTTGTCATGGCGCTGCTTTCGGGCTTTGGAGTGGCGACAGGCTCTGTTATAGCGGTTCTTGGCTCTGCCGGACTTACTGTAGGTATGGCATTGCAGGGCAGCCTGTCGAATTTCGCAGGAGGTGTGCTTATTCTTTTGATGAAGCCGTTTAGCGTGGGCGATTACATAGTTGACGGTTCAAGTGGTACAGAGGGCACTGTAAAGGATATAAATCTGTTTTATACAAGGCTTTTGACAATAGATAACAAGATGGTTATGATACCAAACGGAAAGCTTGCTGATTCGTGTATCACAAATGTATCTATGATGGATAAGAGGATGCTTGATTTGAGAGTAACAGTATCCTACAGCACAGATTTAGCATTCGCAAAGAGTGTGCTGGAATCTGTTGTCACATCAGCAGATACGATGCTTCGCGATGAGCCGAGCAATGTGTTTGTGAGTGAGCTGCAGGATTCGGCAATAGAGCTCGGTGCGAGAATCTGGGTGAAGAACGAGGATTACTGGAACACAAAATGGCAGCTTACAGAAGAAATTAAAACAGCATTTGATAAAAATAACATCGAAATTCCGTTTCCACAGATGGATATTAATATTCAGAAGAGGAGCATAGACTCTGACTGTTAA
- a CDS encoding phosphoglycerate dehydrogenase, translating to MFNYTCLNPIAGVGLDLFSDDYKKVDDIKDADAALVRSAAMHDMELGDKVLAVARAGAGVNNIPLDKCAEQGIVVFNTPGANANGVKELVFAGMLYASRDIVGGIDWCLANQNDENIAKTAEKQKKNFAGTEISGKKLGVIGLGAIGVLVANAAVHMGMDVYGYDPYISVNAAWNLSRSVKHISNVEDIYKNCDFITIHVPLLDSTKKMVNADAIAMMKPTAIVLNFARDLLVDEEAMVDALAKGKVKKYVSDFPNNTTVGAKGCIVTPHLGASTAESEDNCAVMAVKELRDYLENGNIVHSVNFPDCSMGACTASGRVGILHKNVKGMIGQITTALAEADINVSDLTNKGKGDYAYSLLDLDSAIDASTVEKLSAIDGVLRVRVIK from the coding sequence ATGTTTAATTACACATGCTTAAACCCAATCGCAGGAGTAGGACTTGACCTGTTCTCTGACGATTATAAAAAGGTTGATGATATTAAGGATGCAGATGCAGCACTTGTAAGAAGTGCCGCTATGCATGACATGGAGCTTGGTGACAAGGTGCTTGCTGTGGCAAGAGCTGGAGCAGGAGTAAACAATATTCCGCTTGACAAGTGTGCCGAGCAGGGAATCGTTGTATTCAACACACCGGGAGCCAATGCAAACGGTGTTAAGGAGCTTGTGTTTGCCGGAATGCTTTATGCATCAAGAGATATCGTTGGAGGTATCGACTGGTGTCTTGCAAACCAGAACGATGAGAATATTGCGAAGACAGCCGAGAAGCAGAAAAAGAACTTTGCAGGAACAGAGATTTCAGGCAAGAAGCTCGGTGTTATCGGACTTGGAGCCATCGGTGTACTTGTTGCAAATGCTGCAGTACATATGGGCATGGATGTTTACGGATATGATCCATACATCTCAGTAAATGCTGCATGGAACCTTTCAAGAAGCGTTAAGCATATCAGCAATGTTGAGGACATCTACAAGAACTGTGATTTCATCACAATCCATGTACCTCTTCTTGATTCAACAAAGAAGATGGTAAACGCTGATGCTATTGCAATGATGAAGCCAACCGCTATCGTATTAAATTTTGCCAGAGATCTTCTTGTTGATGAAGAGGCTATGGTAGATGCACTTGCCAAGGGAAAGGTTAAGAAGTACGTTTCAGATTTCCCCAACAACACAACTGTTGGAGCAAAGGGCTGCATCGTAACACCTCATCTTGGAGCATCTACAGCAGAGTCAGAGGACAATTGTGCAGTTATGGCTGTCAAGGAGCTGAGAGATTACTTAGAGAATGGTAATATCGTTCATTCAGTAAACTTCCCTGACTGCAGCATGGGTGCATGCACAGCTTCAGGCAGAGTCGGAATCCTTCACAAGAATGTTAAGGGTATGATTGGACAGATTACAACAGCTCTTGCAGAGGCTGATATCAATGTATCTGATCTGACAAACAAGGGCAAGGGTGACTATGCATATTCTCTTCTTGATCTTGATTCAGCTATTGATGCTTCTACCGTTGAGAAGCTTTCTGCCATTGACGGAGTGCTCAGAGTGAGAGTTATTAAATAG
- the serC gene encoding 3-phosphoserine/phosphohydroxythreonine transaminase — protein sequence MSRVYNFSAGPAVLPEEVLQEAAAEMMDYKGSGMSVMEMSHRSKWFDDIIKDAEKDLRELMNIPDNYKVLFLQGGASQFFAEVPMNLMKNKKAGYIITGQWAKKAFAEAKIYGDAVELASSADETFSYIPDCSDLPITDDMDYVYICENNTIYGTKYKKLPNTKGKNLVADVSSCFLSEPVDVSKYAVIYGGVQKNVGPAGVVIAIIREDLITDDCLPGTPTMLKWKTQADNDSLYNTPPCYGIYICGKVFKWLKKMGGLSVMKERNEEKAKILYDFLDQSKLFKGTVRKEDRSLMNVPFVTGDAELDAKFVKEATAAGFVNLKGHRTVGGMRASIYNAMPKEGVEKLVEFMKKFEEENA from the coding sequence GTGAGTAGAGTTTACAATTTTTCAGCAGGACCTGCAGTTTTACCTGAGGAGGTATTGCAGGAAGCAGCAGCAGAGATGATGGATTATAAGGGAAGCGGAATGTCGGTTATGGAGATGAGCCACAGATCTAAATGGTTTGATGACATTATCAAGGATGCCGAGAAGGATCTCCGCGAGCTTATGAATATACCTGACAATTACAAGGTACTTTTCCTTCAGGGTGGTGCTTCACAGTTCTTCGCTGAGGTACCGATGAACCTTATGAAAAATAAAAAAGCAGGATACATTATCACAGGTCAGTGGGCTAAAAAGGCGTTTGCCGAGGCTAAGATTTACGGAGACGCCGTAGAGCTTGCTTCGTCTGCAGATGAGACCTTCTCATACATACCTGACTGCTCGGATTTACCAATCACAGATGATATGGATTATGTATACATTTGCGAGAACAATACTATCTACGGAACAAAGTACAAGAAGCTTCCAAACACAAAGGGAAAGAACCTTGTAGCTGATGTATCTTCATGCTTCTTATCAGAGCCTGTAGATGTATCAAAATATGCTGTTATCTATGGCGGAGTACAGAAGAATGTAGGACCTGCCGGAGTAGTTATAGCAATTATCAGAGAGGACCTTATCACAGATGATTGTCTACCGGGCACACCAACCATGCTCAAGTGGAAGACTCAGGCCGATAATGATTCTCTTTACAATACACCACCATGCTACGGCATCTATATCTGTGGCAAGGTATTCAAATGGCTCAAGAAGATGGGCGGTCTTTCAGTTATGAAGGAGAGAAATGAGGAGAAGGCCAAGATTCTCTACGATTTCCTTGATCAGAGCAAGCTCTTTAAGGGAACAGTAAGAAAAGAGGACAGATCACTCATGAATGTTCCGTTTGTAACAGGAGATGCAGAGCTTGATGCCAAGTTTGTAAAGGAGGCAACTGCAGCCGGATTTGTAAACCTTAAGGGACACCGTACAGTTGGCGGAATGAGAGCATCTATCTACAATGCTATGCCAAAAGAGGGCGTTGAGAAGCTTGTAGAGTTTATGAAGAAGTTTGAGGAGGAGAATGCATAA